The region GCTCCCGGTAGCGCAGGGCCAGGAAGCCATCGGCATGCTCGAGATCGCTGTTCTCGCGCAGGCGGGCGCGGCCGCCGCCCTGGGCCGCGTCGGCCGGAATCGGCGTCCCCGCACGCTTCCGGTAGCCGGCGCCGGTGCGCACCAACAGCTCGCCCCGCCCCACGCGCAACGGCGAGGCCGCCAGCACGCCCAGCGATCGGCCGCCCACGTGGTCCACGCCCGCCGCCAGCTCGAGGGCAGCGGCCGCTCCGCAACCAGGGGCGCGCGTGCCAGCCCCACCTCCACCACCCCGCCCAGCACGTTAGGGCCATGAAGCACGGAGGGCAGCCCGCGCACCAGCGTGATGCTCTGCGCGCCCGTGAGCGGCACCAGCCCGACGTCGGTGCGATGGTCCCACCCCAGCGTGAGGGGCACACCATCCACCAGCACCGCCACCTGGCGCGATTCCGCGCCACGCAAGGACAGCTCGGCCTCGCCCCGCGAGTTC is a window of Gemmatimonadota bacterium DNA encoding:
- a CDS encoding TonB-dependent receptor plug domain-containing protein, which translates into the protein MKPGPEYARRLISRAALQTGVTAARGCAGRAVLRAAAATILLLPAGAAAQAPADSVKAGDVIPMEELVVRVARSVATAGGVSAVVIRLDSLHTPAPAPLLEQSLRSTPLVHVRTNSRGEAELSLRGAESRQVAVLVDGVPLTLGWDHRTDVGLVPLTGAQSITLVRGLPSVLHGPNVLGGVVEVGLARAPLVAERPLPSSWRRAWTTWAADRWACWRPRRCAWGGASCWCAPAPATGSVRGRRFRPTRPRAAAAPACARTAISSMPMASWPCATGS